A window of the Tachysurus fulvidraco isolate hzauxx_2018 chromosome 6, HZAU_PFXX_2.0, whole genome shotgun sequence genome harbors these coding sequences:
- the LOC113654477 gene encoding heat shock factor protein 5-like → MSGNVDSTKGADISAGMEVRINRRNFPINLWNLVNDPQICSICWDDSGEGILICPEAFKAEVLSKANKEKIFRTTNFINFVRQLNLYGFRKVCPDYKITLTEVSFIQNYFSPNFKRAKPELLAKLKRLTPSNRAKLATGQDVSNHPSTFHPVLYSPDISAVVENHCCIPGSLDSNMPCSQQEVASSAHCGYYPVRAEKLF, encoded by the exons ATGAGTGGAAACGTCGATTCAACAAAAGGAGCCGATATATCAG CTGGGATGGAAGTCCGGATCAACCGAAGAAACTTTCCAATCAACTTGTGGAATTTGGTGAATGATCCTCAGATTTGTTCAATCTGCTGGGATGACAGTGGGGAAGGAATTCTAATCTGTCCAGAGGCCTTCAAAGCTGAAGTGTTGTCTAAAGCCAACAAGGAGAAGATCTTCAGAACTACTAATTTCATCAATTTTGTTCGTCAGCTAAACCTGTATGGCTTCAGGAAAGTTTGCCCAGACTACAAGATCACATTGACAGAAGTGAGCTTCATACAGAACTATTTTAGCCCCAACTTCAAACGGGCCAAACCGGAGCTTCTGGCGAAGCTAAAGAGACTCACACCTTCCAACAGGGCCAAGCTTGCCACTGGGCAAGATGTCTCCAACCACCCAAGTACTTTTCATCCAGTGCTGTATTCACCTGACATCTCTGCTGTTGTCG AGAATCATTGCTGTATCCCAGGCTCTTTGGATTCCAACATGCCCTGCTCCCAACAAGAAGTTGCCTCCTCCGCTCATTGTGGCTATTATCCTGTGAGAGCTGAGAAACTTTTTTAG